The DNA sequence ATCGACCTATAATTTTAGTATCGACGATTTAGAAAATATAGTAGCTATTTGTAACGAACACCGAGTAAAAGCATATTTAACTGTTAATACAGTAATCTACGATGGCGAAATGGACGAAATGCGAATTTTAGTAAATAAAGCCAAAGCTACTGGGATACATGCCATAATAGCTACAGACTTAGCTGTACTTCAATATGCTCAAAAAGTGGGAATTGAAATACATGCTTCCACACAATTAAATATTAGCAATATAGAAGCAGTTCGTTTTTTTGCTCATTACTGCGATGTTATGGTGCTTGCTCGTGAACTTACTATTTCACAAACGGCAGCTATATGTCGTTTAATAGATGAAGAGAACATAGTAGGCCCCTCGGGTAAAAAAGTGCGTATTGAGCTATTTGTACATGGTGCTTTGTGCATGTCTATAAGTGGGAAATGTTATTTGAGTTTGCACGAAAATAATCATTCTGCCAATAGAGGTGCATGTTTACAAAATTGTCGACGTACGTACACGGTTACAGATAAAGAAACCGGATATCAGCTCGATATCGAAAACGAATATATTATGTCGCCAAAGGATTTATGCACCATTCATATTCTTGATAAAATTTTGGATGCCGGTGTGAGTGTATTAAAAATTGAGGGTAGGGCAAGGGCTCCCGAATATGTTAAAACAGTTACACAATGTTATCATGAAGCAGTTAATGCTTATTTTGATGGAACTTATTCACAAGATCGCATAGCCGAATGGATAGGTCGATTGAAGCAAGTATATAACAGAGGTTTTTGGACGGGTTATTATATGGGCGAACGCTTAGGCGAATGGAGCGAAAATTATGGTAGTAGTGCTACTAAGCAGAAGGTGTATGTTGGAAAAGTTACTAATTATTTTAAAAAGATGGATGTTGCTGAAATTCTCATTGAAACAAAGGAAATTGAAATAGGTCAGCAAATACTCATAATAGGTCCAACAACAGGTGTTTTAGAACATACCATTACGGAAATAAGACTAGACGACAAAGCAGTTAATAAAGCAGTAAAAGGCGAACGATGCAGCATTTATTTACCTATGATAGTTCGCAAAAACGACAAGGTATATGTATGGATTGATCGTTAAGAATCTAATTTAAGTACGGCTAAAAAGGCAGATTGTGGTACTTCTACCGTACCAATTTGACGCATACGTTTTTTGCCTTTCTTTTGTTTTTCAAGCAATTTACGTTTGCGAGTAATGTCGCCTCCATAGCATTTGGCTGTTACGTCTTTACGAACGGGTTTAATGGTTTC is a window from the Bacteroidales bacterium genome containing:
- a CDS encoding U32 family peptidase, which encodes MKNSHDIEIMSPVGSYETLMAAIQGGAQSVYFGVGKLNMRSASTYNFSIDDLENIVAICNEHRVKAYLTVNTVIYDGEMDEMRILVNKAKATGIHAIIATDLAVLQYAQKVGIEIHASTQLNISNIEAVRFFAHYCDVMVLARELTISQTAAICRLIDEENIVGPSGKKVRIELFVHGALCMSISGKCYLSLHENNHSANRGACLQNCRRTYTVTDKETGYQLDIENEYIMSPKDLCTIHILDKILDAGVSVLKIEGRARAPEYVKTVTQCYHEAVNAYFDGTYSQDRIAEWIGRLKQVYNRGFWTGYYMGERLGEWSENYGSSATKQKVYVGKVTNYFKKMDVAEILIETKEIEIGQQILIIGPTTGVLEHTITEIRLDDKAVNKAVKGERCSIYLPMIVRKNDKVYVWIDR